From Pseudomonadota bacterium, one genomic window encodes:
- a CDS encoding polyprenyl synthetase family protein, with product MDLREVLASVADDLERVDSFMRTSLESPVTLIQQLSHHIIDSGGKRLRPTVVLLAARACGYTGEDHVKLAASTEMVHTATLLHDDVIDESRMRRGKKTANEIWGNEASVLVGDYLYSRATQLISGVSRLDVVQVLSDAANDIAQGEIIQLSNKYNADLSEKDYFATIRSKTSRLFQASAEIGTLIAEAAPEVTHQVSQYGLHLGNAFQLIDDALDYNGSTDEIGKNVGDDLSDGKATIPLIHAMRHGSKEQAELIRGAIKKGDVSRLQEVIAAIESTGAIEYTSRLARDEVHKAVSHLSVLEQSKYRDAMEQLALFTIERRY from the coding sequence ATGGATTTGCGCGAAGTCCTTGCCTCAGTGGCGGACGACCTTGAGCGTGTGGACTCGTTCATGCGGACCTCACTGGAATCACCGGTGACGCTGATTCAGCAACTCAGCCACCACATTATCGACAGCGGCGGCAAAAGGCTCCGGCCCACCGTCGTCCTACTGGCGGCGCGGGCGTGTGGCTACACAGGCGAGGATCATGTGAAGCTGGCGGCCTCGACCGAAATGGTCCACACGGCGACATTATTACACGATGATGTGATCGACGAGTCCCGGATGCGGCGCGGGAAAAAGACTGCCAATGAGATCTGGGGAAACGAGGCCAGTGTGTTGGTGGGCGATTACCTCTACTCGCGCGCAACTCAGCTCATCTCCGGAGTCTCCCGCCTGGACGTGGTCCAAGTGCTGTCCGACGCGGCGAACGATATTGCGCAAGGCGAAATCATTCAGCTCTCGAACAAATACAATGCCGATTTGTCGGAAAAAGACTATTTCGCCACCATCCGCAGCAAGACCTCCCGATTGTTTCAGGCCAGCGCAGAAATCGGCACCCTAATTGCCGAAGCGGCGCCGGAGGTGACCCATCAGGTCTCTCAATACGGCTTGCATCTCGGCAATGCGTTCCAGTTGATCGACGATGCTCTGGACTACAACGGCTCCACGGATGAAATCGGCAAAAATGTCGGTGACGATCTGTCAGACGGCAAAGCCACCATCCCGCTCATTCATGCCATGCGTCACGGGTCGAAAGAGCAAGCCGAACTGATCCGTGGGGCCATCAAAAAGGGAGATGTGTCGCGCCTACAGGAAGTCATTGCGGCAATTGAATCGACCGGGGCAATCGAATACACTTCGCGGCTCGCCCGGGACGAAGTCCATAAAGCGGTTTCACACCTGTCCGTGCTGGAACAATCCAAATACCGCGACGCGATGGAACAACTGGCTTTGTTCACCATCGAAAGGCGATACTGA
- the yidD gene encoding membrane protein insertion efficiency factor YidD, with translation MRLDPVGRLMRGLIRGYQVVISPLLGPHCRHTPTCSAYAMEAIQVHGALIGSWLALRRLLRCHPWGTWGYDPVPPERKQMKQGRQESQTVRRDK, from the coding sequence ATGCGCCTTGATCCGGTCGGTCGTCTCATGCGTGGACTGATCCGGGGGTATCAGGTTGTGATCTCGCCGCTGTTGGGTCCCCATTGTCGGCATACGCCCACATGCTCAGCGTATGCAATGGAGGCGATCCAGGTGCACGGGGCGTTGATCGGGAGCTGGTTGGCGTTGCGGCGTTTGCTGCGTTGCCACCCTTGGGGAACCTGGGGATATGATCCGGTCCCGCCGGAGCGAAAACAGATGAAGCAGGGCCGGCAAGAATCGCAGACGGTTCGGCGGGATAAATAA
- a CDS encoding zinc ABC transporter substrate-binding protein: MPGQLCRIILISTALFLVGCQGEESSDQIQILVSVLPEKTFVEAVGGDRVRVMVLVPPGAGHEAIEPSPREAIELTRAQVYFRIGAEFEEGWLERLRASNPNLRVVDLRKDIALRRLVEWSASDAHEHHAHGILDPHIWTDPLNVEIIARVIRDELTQLDPDYAADYASRFETFAQSIRTLHEDILQQLSDCAGCSFLVFHPAWGYFADRYHLRQIPIEIEGKEPSARELAAIIDLARAEGLKTLWAQPQYAIRSATVVAEAIGARVILADPLSENYFAEMRHVANLVSEQRTPP; this comes from the coding sequence GTGCCAGGACAACTCTGTCGGATAATCCTCATCTCGACCGCGCTATTTTTGGTGGGTTGCCAGGGAGAGGAAAGCAGCGATCAAATCCAAATATTGGTCAGTGTGTTACCCGAGAAAACCTTCGTGGAGGCCGTTGGGGGCGATCGCGTTCGGGTGATGGTTTTGGTCCCACCGGGCGCCGGGCACGAGGCCATAGAACCCTCACCGAGAGAGGCCATCGAGCTGACCAGGGCCCAAGTCTACTTTCGAATCGGCGCCGAATTTGAGGAAGGCTGGCTGGAACGATTACGGGCAAGCAACCCGAACCTTCGAGTCGTGGATCTCCGTAAAGACATCGCGCTTCGGCGCCTAGTCGAATGGTCCGCATCAGACGCCCACGAACACCACGCGCACGGCATACTGGACCCCCATATCTGGACCGACCCATTGAATGTGGAAATCATCGCCCGCGTCATTCGCGATGAGCTGACCCAACTCGACCCCGATTATGCTGCGGACTATGCGTCTCGCTTTGAGACTTTCGCCCAGTCGATTCGAACATTGCACGAAGACATTCTGCAACAACTCAGCGATTGCGCAGGCTGCTCTTTCTTGGTTTTCCATCCCGCCTGGGGTTATTTCGCCGACCGCTATCATCTCCGGCAAATCCCGATCGAGATCGAAGGCAAAGAACCCAGTGCCCGGGAATTGGCCGCTATCATCGACTTGGCCCGCGCCGAGGGCTTGAAAACCCTGTGGGCCCAACCGCAGTACGCAATCCGTTCGGCGACGGTGGTCGCCGAGGCGATTGGCGCGCGGGTGATTCTCGCCGATCCCCTGTCGGAGAACTACTTCGCCGAAATGCGGCATGTCGCAAACCTCGTCAGTGAGCAACGGACGCCCCCATGA